A stretch of DNA from uncultured Pseudodesulfovibrio sp.:
CGCACTGTTGGTCAGATGGGCCAGGACACAATTCTTGATGTTCAAGAAGCCGTGCCACGTCCCCTCGCGCTCCGTGATGAACGCCCCGAACAACGTCAGGGGCAACCGGTAGTCCGTCAGTTCCCGGACCAGCAGGGACAAGGCGATAGGCTTGGTGCGCACGTATTCCCACAGCCGCTCGCGCATGCGCCTGACTTCATCCCCGGCGCCGTACACGGCCCGAAAGTCCAGAATCAGCCCGGACTGCCAAGGTCCCTTCTCGGCCGGATTGGACAACCAGCCGGCGAGCCGGTTGAGCCACGCGTCGAAGTCCCCCCGCCATTCCGCGTTGCTGACCATGACCCCGCCCTCGCAGAGGGAGAGTCCTGCCCCATCCAGGGCTATGACGATGGACTGGGTGCAGTCTTCCACCTCGTCCTCGTCCACTTCGACCGGTATGAGCAGTCCGTTGTCCTGATCCGACCCCGGAACCATCTCCTCCCGGCCGCCGGAGCCGAACTCCATGAAGGTACACTGCGCAAGCCAGGGGTACTCCGCCGCGTGAGCCTCGAGGACGGCAGTGACCACATCCCGGTTGAAACGGGTCAGCCGCTTGCACGTCCGCTCGGCCGACGCGCCCTGATCGAGCCATTCCTGGACCAGATCGAGCCGGGTACGGCGGATGCCCGCCAGCTTTCCCTCACGGGCCATGACTCGCAGTTCGTCCAAAAGGCCGTCCGGGACGCCTCTTTTACCGTTCACGGACCGTTCACCGTTCAAATTCATGCTCAAACTCATGTTTAACAACCGAATTGCCGACCGTTGACCGGAAAAAACCGCCCGTTCGCCGCCCGGG
This window harbors:
- a CDS encoding putative nucleotidyltransferase substrate binding domain-containing protein is translated as MNLNGERSVNGKRGVPDGLLDELRVMAREGKLAGIRRTRLDLVQEWLDQGASAERTCKRLTRFNRDVVTAVLEAHAAEYPWLAQCTFMEFGSGGREEMVPGSDQDNGLLIPVEVDEDEVEDCTQSIVIALDGAGLSLCEGGVMVSNAEWRGDFDAWLNRLAGWLSNPAEKGPWQSGLILDFRAVYGAGDEVRRMRERLWEYVRTKPIALSLLVRELTDYRLPLTLFGAFITEREGTWHGFLNIKNCVLAHLTNSARILALKYGVRPHNTCDRIRALGEAGHISEHHARFLMDGWEYLQRKRLDIGLECDRTGLPPHNYVNPAALGQGERLRLKAAIQAVEKLVRLVQAGSGL